The following are encoded together in the Proteiniphilum saccharofermentans genome:
- a CDS encoding RagB/SusD family nutrient uptake outer membrane protein, with the protein MKKIDIKYAGLGIIFALFFLISCNEETLELMPRNSVGYSVAFSTPSMCELSMVGCYDAAQSGYYPGNNQRRGYPFGAASIEQGDMRGEDMLNVQAFFAVTYGSTYNTSAPNGQAMWECTCQMINKINICIEGFKLAVSDGVIDDAKAKDYEGEARFLRALGYHELLIHFARPYADTPDASHLGVPLSTAPINSIDKVEEAKSAGRATVKQVYDQIIEDLNFAEANLPATRAGGLRISRATKGAAIALKVRIYQHMGNMPQLIAESQKIVNTSFESPIGGYKLTAEPNGPFLNNAGNSESIFSIENNELDNATNNGSLSQFYSHVRSLVCISPVMYNADFWLANDKRRTQLVAYSEAYSKNHLYWVDKYKTYEKMADWTPIIRYAEVILNYAEAEARQNGVTQLAVNLLNQIRNRAVVDEADRFTLASFPNAQSLIEAILKERRIEFLGEGRRWADIHRLAKDPVYFVEGNPGVSGVPAKVAPANVTPTSWNAASGILDPDMFKIGAYDYSDRRFLFPIPDSETSTNPKLKEQQNPGW; encoded by the coding sequence ATGAAAAAAATAGATATTAAATATGCAGGATTAGGAATTATTTTCGCATTGTTTTTCCTGATTTCCTGTAACGAAGAGACCCTCGAGTTAATGCCCCGCAACTCTGTAGGATATAGTGTTGCATTCAGTACTCCTTCAATGTGTGAACTCTCGATGGTGGGTTGTTATGATGCCGCTCAAAGCGGTTATTACCCCGGAAATAATCAAAGGCGCGGTTATCCTTTCGGCGCTGCTTCTATTGAGCAAGGTGATATGAGGGGTGAGGATATGTTGAATGTGCAGGCTTTCTTTGCCGTAACGTATGGCAGTACTTACAATACGTCAGCGCCGAACGGACAAGCCATGTGGGAGTGTACTTGCCAGATGATCAACAAAATCAATATCTGTATCGAGGGTTTCAAGCTTGCTGTCTCAGACGGAGTAATTGATGACGCGAAAGCCAAAGATTATGAAGGTGAAGCCCGCTTCTTAAGGGCATTGGGATATCATGAACTTTTGATTCATTTTGCCCGTCCCTATGCAGATACGCCAGACGCCTCTCATTTGGGTGTCCCGTTAAGTACCGCCCCTATCAACTCTATCGACAAAGTGGAAGAAGCGAAGAGTGCAGGTAGAGCTACGGTGAAACAGGTGTATGACCAGATTATTGAAGATTTGAATTTTGCCGAAGCCAATTTGCCCGCAACAAGGGCAGGAGGATTGAGAATTTCAAGAGCTACCAAAGGGGCTGCTATTGCGCTGAAAGTAAGAATTTACCAGCATATGGGTAATATGCCCCAGCTTATCGCTGAGTCGCAGAAAATAGTAAATACCTCTTTTGAAAGTCCAATAGGAGGATACAAACTCACAGCAGAACCAAATGGCCCGTTTTTAAATAATGCCGGAAACTCTGAATCCATATTCTCAATTGAAAATAATGAATTGGACAATGCAACGAATAACGGCTCGCTTTCCCAGTTTTACAGTCATGTAAGATCACTGGTTTGTATCAGTCCTGTTATGTATAATGCAGATTTCTGGTTGGCGAATGATAAAAGACGCACCCAGCTTGTAGCCTATAGTGAGGCATATTCTAAAAATCATCTATATTGGGTTGATAAGTATAAAACGTATGAAAAAATGGCAGACTGGACACCCATTATTCGTTATGCCGAAGTAATCCTGAATTATGCCGAGGCAGAAGCCAGACAAAATGGAGTGACCCAGTTAGCTGTCAATTTATTGAACCAGATAAGGAACAGGGCTGTGGTAGATGAAGCCGATCGATTCACTTTGGCGTCTTTTCCCAATGCGCAAAGTTTGATCGAGGCCATTTTGAAAGAGAGAAGAATTGAATTTCTCGGGGAAGGACGTCGCTGGGCGGATATTCATAGGCTTGCAAAGGATCCTGTCTATTTTGTAGAAGGTAATCCCGGAGTATCGGGAGTTCCGGCAAAAGTGGCCCCTGCAAACGTAACACCCACATCCTGGAATGCGGCAAGCGGTATTCTGGATCCTGATATGTTTAAGATCGGGGCATATGATTATTCCGATAGACGATTTTTATTCCCAATACCGGATTCGGAAACATCCACCAATCCGAAACTGAAAGAACAGCAAAACCCGGGATGGTAA